TGGATCTGCGCAGCAGTTTGAAATGACTGGAGGATGTCCTCTGAATCCATTTTCTCCAAAAAATAATCAATGTCACCTTCGAAAACCCTTATTTTTTGATGGGCAAAGTAAATGGTTTTCTCCGCCAATCCGCGCAAGAACTCCCTATCGTGCGAGACGATGATGACGGTCCCATTGTAGTTTTTGATGGCTTCTTTCAGTGCCTCTTTCGATGGGATGTCGAGGTGGTGTGTTGGCTCATCGAGGATCAATAGATTATGCGGTTGGACCAGTAAAGTCGCCAATCGCAATCTCGACTTTTCACCACCGCTCAGCACCTTTACTTTTTTGTCCACATCCTTTCCCTGAAAACCCAGACCACCCAAAATGGTCCTTACCATCGGCCTCGCCTCCGGAATAGAAGCATCTTCCAAGGTTTGCAGGATGGTGAGTCCAGGATCCAATATATCCGTATGTTCTTGTGCATAGTAACCAATCTTGATTTCATGCACCGATTTGATATCACCCTTAGTTGGCAAAAGTTGTCCGGATATCATTTTGACCATGGTACTTTTGCCTTGGCCGTTTTGACCTATAAAGCTGAGCTTCTGACCCCTTTCAACCAACAGATCAACCTGATCAAGGACCAACAAATCTCCATAGGATTTAGATAGTCCGGTTGCCTCAAAAGCGATTCGTCCACCTGGTTTGTAGGCCTGAAACCGAAGACGCATGGCAGCCAGCTCTTCTTCCGGTGCATCTTTGATTTCCATTCGTGCGAGTTCGGATTGCAGTGATTTTGCAAAAGATGCTTTGCTGGCCTTTGCTCTGAATTTATCGATTAACTGTTCTTTCTGCTGGATCAGTTTTTGTTGGGAATTGTACTCGCTTTGCTCAATATCCTTTCTTATTTTTTGTATTCAATAAAAGCAGAATACTTTCCTTTGAAATCATAAATTTTTCCGCGGTCAATTTCGATGATACGGTCTGCAACATTGTCAACAAACATCAAATCATGGGAAATCAGAACCACAGCACCTTCGTAATTCCTGAGATAGGATTCCAGCCATCGGATGGAGATAATGTCCAAATGGTTATTCGGTTCGTCCAGAAGCAAGAGATCCGGATTTGCCAAAAGCAATTTGGCGAGTTCGATTCTCATCCTCCAGCCGCCACTGAACTCATGGGTCGATCTTAGAAAATCTGTTGGTGAAAATCCAAGTCCGGTCAGAATTTTTTCGATCTC
This window of the Saprospiraceae bacterium genome carries:
- a CDS encoding ABC-F family ATP-binding cassette domain-containing protein, yielding MEIKDAPEEELAAMRLRFQAYKPGGRIAFEATGLSKSYGDLLVLDQVDLLVERGQKLSFIGQNGQGKSTMVKMISGQLLPTKGDIKSVHEIKIGYYAQEHTDILDPGLTILQTLEDASIPEARPMVRTILGGLGFQGKDVDKKVKVLSGGEKSRLRLATLLVQPHNLLILDEPTHHLDIPSKEALKEAIKNYNGTVIIVSHDREFLRGLAEKTIYFAHQKIRVFEGDIDYFLEKMDSEDILQSFQTAAQIQTQKLHKPVQLNPDEQKNLQKKIKSIERQIEQLEFKIKECEIKMADPEFYQSKAYNETMSQYKLDKTKLNSLTKEWEQVMEQMV